The sequence ATGATGCCCACGCCCTGCGGATTGAAGGCGTGGTAGATGCGTCGCCGCGACAGCTCCTCGCGGTGAACGAACTGCTCGAGGATGTTCGCGTTGCGGCCGCCGTACTCCGGCGGATTGCCCGGCAGCAACCACCCGTGGTCGAACTGGGTCTTCTGCCAGCGTCGCGACCACTCCGGCACGTGCGACGTCGAGCGCGATCGCTCGGCGGCCGCCTCGGCCTCGGCAGGCAGGTGCTCGTCGAGGAAGGCGATGAATTCCGCGCGGAAAACCTCGACGTCGTCATCGAACCGCAATTGCACGGGTCCAACATATCAAGTACTTAACATTTGGGTGACGATGCGCTATGACTAGTGGGTGCTCGACGGACAGAAGGTGCTGATCACCGGCGCAACCGGCAAGATCGCCTTTCCGATCGCACGCGCACTCGCGCAGCGCAACGAGGTATGGGGCGCGGCGCGGCTGCGAAACCCCGAAGATCGGGGCAAGCTCGAGGCGGCCGGCATCATCCCGCTCACGCTCGACATGGCCGACCCCGACTTCTCGACGGTGCCCGACGATTTCGGCTACGTATTCCATGCGGCGGTCGACACCGGCACCGACGACTGGACGCGGTGCGTCAAGACGAACGCACACAACTCCGGCGCGCTGCTTCACCATTGCCGCACCGCGTGCGGCTTCGTGTTCTGCTCGACCGGATCGGTCTACGGCTACCAGGGGCACCGCCCGCTGCGCGAAACCGACCCACCCGGCGTGCCGCTGCGGCCCAACTACAGCTTCAGCAAGATCGCCGCGGAGTCGGTCTGCACGTGGGTCGCCGACCGCTACGGAATTCCATTGACGATCATCCGGATCTGTAGCACCTACGGGCCCGAGGGCGGAGCGCCCGCCGACCGGCTGGAGATGATGTTGGCAGGCAAGCCTATTCGGCTCCACCCCGACAAGCCCAACAACTACAACCCGATCTACGAAGACGACTACGTCCGGCTCGGCGTCCGCGCGATGGAGGTCGCCGCCAATCCGCCGGTCACCGTCAACTGGGCGGGCAGCGAGACGGTCAGCATAGAGGACTACTGCACGTATCTCGGCGAACTCGTCGGCGTCGAGCCGGTCTTCGACTACACCCCCGACGCGCACACCCCGTTGTGGCCTGACGTGACCCGCATGCACGAAATTCTCGGGCGGACCGAAGTGCCGTGGCGGGAGGGCATGCGACGCATGGTGGCCGCGCGCCATCCCGAGATCGAGCTGTCCGGAGGACCGAATTGACCCTTCCAGGAAAGCCTTCCGACAACGTCGACGGCGTGCTCGCCGCAGGGCGCGGCGAGATCGGCACCCTGTTCGTCTCGATGGCGCGCCGCCACCCGGACGGTCTCGACGCCGAATACCTGCGCTGGCACACCCTCGACCACCGACCCGAGCAACACCGGCTCGCAGGCGTGCGCGCGTCACTGAGGCTGGTCTCGACCCCCGCCTGCCGGGCCGCGCGCGCACACAGCGACGAGGCGTTCGACGAGATCGACCACGTGATGACGTATTTCTTCACCGACCAGAGCGGGCTGACACCGTTCCTCGCACTGTCGTCGGCTCTCGGTGGCGCCGACCGCAAACTGCCGCTCCTTCCGCCCGTGCAACGCGGCGTCTACACGGTGGCCGACAAGGCCGCCGCACCGCGCATCAAGATCGGCGCCGACGTGCTGCCGTGGTGGCCGGCGCAGGGTGTCTTCCTGCTGCTGGAATCGGGAAGCACCTCGCCCACCGACCTTGTCGACGTCGAAGGGGTCGGCGGTGTCTGGTCGGTCGCGTCGCAGGACGTCGACGAGCGCCTCGCAAGCGCCCGCGCCGGCCAGTTGCTCACCTACTGCTTCCTCGACGACGACCCGGTCGCAACCGCCGAGCGGTTGCGGCCCGCGCTGAATGCCCGCTGGCGGCAAGGCGAGGTCGAGCCGCTCCTTGCCGCCCCGTTCTACCCGATCGTGCCGTATCAGTGGGATCGCCATGTGCCGTAGGGGGTTTGAATGCGCGTCGGGCTGATGGTCGGCTCGGACAAGGAACGCCCGCGGGCGGACCGACTGAGCGGCCTTCTGGAGGACGGCCGGATCGCCGAAGACGATGGCTTCGCGTCGTTCTGGATCCCGCAGGTGCCGGGCTACCTCGATGCGATGACGGCGGTCGCACTGCTCGGGCATGTCACCGACCGCATCGAGCTCGGGACGGCCGTCGTTCCTCTGCAGACCCGTCACCCGCTGATTCTCGCCCAGCAGGCGTTGACCACCCAGGTCGCGTGCGCTGGGAGGTTCACGCTCGGCGTCGGTCCGTCCCACCACTGGATCATCTCGGACCAACTCGGACTCCCCTATGAGAAGCCGGCGCGGCTCGTGCGCGACTACCTCGACGTGCTCGACGCGGCGTTCGCCGGTCCCGGCGCGGTGGCCGTCGACAACGACAGCTACCGCGTGCACAGCCCGGTCGACGTCACCGATGCGTTCGAGATGAATGTGCTCATCGCCGCACTCGGGCCGACGATGCTGCGGATCGCCGGTGAGCGCACCGGCGGCACGATCCTCTGGATGGCCGACGAACGCGCCATCGGCGACTACGTCGTCCCTCGTATCACCGAGGCAGCCGCATCCGCGGGGCGGACCGGAACCCGCGTCGTGGCAGGCGTTCCCGTTGCGCTCTGCTCGGACGGCGACGTCGCTGACGCCCGCGCCTACGCCAGCGAAGTACTCGGGCACGCTGACTTCTCACCGAACTACGTCCGGCTGCTCGAACATGGTGACGCCGACGATGTCGGCGACACCATGGCCGCCGGTGACGAGTCGAGGGTGCTTGCGCGCCTCCGCCGTTACCGCGATGCCGGTGTCACCGATCTGGCGGTCCGCGTGGTACCGCTCGGTGACGATGCCGCCCAACGGAGAGCATCGCGCCGACGCACTCAGTCCTTCGTCGCGTCGCTGGTCACGGAGTTCGCAGCTGGCTAGATAGTTAGACATCCGTCAACTATTTCCCATCGCCGATCTTCCTGCTAAGGTGCGGCTGTGTCGAAGAACAGCTCCATAGTCACCGCTGACGGTGGTCAGCGGAGAGCATCGTTCCAGCGGGCGAGGTCAACCGAGACCAAGCGGTCGCTGGTCCAGGCGGCGATGGCGCTGTGGCGCACGAACGGTTATGCGAAGACGACGGTTGCCGACATCTGCCGGGCTGCGGGGGTCTCCCGGGCGCTGTTCTACTTCTACTTCCAGGCCAAGGAAGACGTACTGTTCGAGGTGGGCCTCCTGTCCACCCGCGCAGCGCAGAAGACCATGCATCAGGAACTGGCTGGCGATTACGACGTGCGCAACGTCATCGTCAAGGCCCTACGCAGCCTGGAACGTTCGATGGCGCGCAACCCGCGCGACCTCGTCGTCGAGACCATCCTCGAGGGCTATCGCCAAGAGCAGCGCATCCTCACCGGCGACCGTCCCGACGACGCCGACGCCGACATGTTCGGCGAGCTGTTCGCCAAGGCGAAGGTCGACGGCAAACTCGCTGCCCACGTTGACGTTCCGCACTTGTCGAGACTGGCTCAGATGCACGTCAGCGAGGGCGTGCGGCACTGGGCGCTCGCCGGATACGGCATGCGATCCTTCGCCGACGTGGTGGCCCGCGACATCGGCGCGTTGATCACCGGATTCAACCAGCAGACCTGACGGAGTTGAAGGAGAAACACAATGGCGTGGGATTTCCAAACCGACCCGGAGTATCAGAAGGAACTCGACTGGGTCGACGCGTTCGTCCGTGACGAGATCGAGCCGCTCGACCTTGCCTTCCCCCATCTGCAGTTCAACCCGCCTGACGACAATCGCCGCAAGGTGATCGGCCCGCTGAAGGAGGAGGTCAGGCGACGTGGCCTGTGGGCGACGCACCTCGGACCCGAGCTGGGCGGGCAGGGCTACGGACAGCTCAAGCTGGCCCTACTCAACGAGATCCTCGGCCGATCCCAGTGGGCGCCGATCATCTTCGGTTGTCAGGCGCCCGACACCGGCAACGCCGAAATCATTGCCCACTACGGCACCGACGAGCAGAAGGCGAAGTACTTGAGGCCGCTGCTCGACGGCGAGCTGTTCTCCTGCTATTCGATGACCGAACCGCACGCGGGCGCGGATCCGACGCTGTTCACCACGCAGGCGGTGCGCGACGGCGACGACTGGGTGATCAACGGTTGGAAGTTCTTCTCCTCCAATGCGAAGACCGCGTCGTTTCTGATCGTGATGGTGGTGACGAACCCGGAAGTCAGCGCTTATCAAGGCATGTCGATGTTCCTGGTACCGACCGACACCCCAGGCGTGAAGATCGTCCGCAATTTCGGCCTGCACGGGGAGCGGGAAGGCGAGGGCTCGCACGCGCTTATCCACTACGACAATGTGCGCGTGCCGGCGGAGGCACTGCTCGGCGGGGAAGGACAGGCGTTCGTCATCGCGCAGACCCGTCTCGGCGGTGGACGCATCCACCACGCGATGCGAACGATCGGGATGGCGCGCAGTGCGCTGGACATGATGTGCGAACGCGCGCTGAGTCGAGAAACGCACGGGAGCCGACTGTCCGACAAGCAGTTCGTGCAGGGCTACATCGCCGATTCCTACGCCCAACTGCTCCAGTTCCGGTTGATGGTGCTCTACACCGCGTGGGAGATCGATAAGTACAACGACTACAAAAAGGTCCGCAAGGACATCGCCGCCGTCAAGGTGGTGATGCCGACCGTGCTGCACGACATCGCATGGCGGGCAATGCAAGTACACGGGGCGCTCGGTGTCACAGACGATGTGCCGTTCATGTCGATGGTGACCGGTGCGGCGGTGATGGGGCTTGCCGACGGCCCGACCGAGGTGCACAAGGCGACGGTCGCCAAGCAGGTGCTGCGCGATTATCAGCCCAGCGACGACGTGTGGCCGACGCAGTGGATACCGCGCAAACGCGAGGCGGCTCAGCAGAAGTTCGCCGAATACATCGAGCACGAGGTGGGCAATCTGTGAGCGGACAACAGATCGACACCGCACGACTCGCCGATTGGATGGACGGCGAAGGGATGCCGGGGAAGGGTGAGCCCTTGGAGGCCGAGTTCCTCTCCGGCGGAACGCAGAACGTCATCCACCGGATCCGCCGCGGCGAGCACGACTGCGTGCTCCGCATGCCGCCGCCGGAGGCCCCGCCCGACCGCGACAAGGGCATCCTGCGGGAGTGGCGGATCATCGAGGCGCTCGACGGGACGGACGTGCCGCACACCGCCGCGGTCGGCGTCTGCGCCGACGCTTCGATCCTCGGCAGACCGTTCTACCTGATGGGGTTCGTCGACGGCTGGTCACCGATGGACCTCGACCAGCGGCGCTGGCCGGAGCCGTTCGACAGCGACATGGCCGCACGCGGACAGCTGGCGTATCAACTCGCCGAGGGCATCGCGTTGTTGTCGAAGGTCGATTGGAAAGCCAGGGGCCTGCAGGATCTCGGCCGCCCTGACGGTTTTCACGAACGCCAGGTCGATCGGTGGATCGGCTTCTTCGAGCGGATTAAGGGCCGCGAGATCGATGGCCTCGACACGGCTACAGAATGGCTGCGCAGTCACCGGCCGCTCGACTTCGTCCCCGGCCTGATGCACGGTGACTACCAGTTCGCGAACGTGATGTACCGCCACGGCGCACCCGCGCAGCTGGCGGCGATCGTGGACTGGGAGATGGGCACCGTCGGCGACCCGAAGCTGGACCTCGGTTGGATGGTGCAGAGCTGGCCCGAACATACGGACGCGTCCTCAGCGATGAGCTACGTCGATATGCGCGGGATGCCCTCGCGCACAGAAGTGGTCGACCATTACGCCAAGGTGTCGGGCAGGCAGGTCGACGACCTCGACTACTACCTGGTGCTGGCGAAGTGGAAGCTTGCGATCGTGCTCGAACAGGGCTTCCAGCGCGCGGGCGACAACGAGAAGCTGCTGGCTTACGGCCCCGTGATCGTCGACCTGATGCGATCAGCCGCCGACCTCGCCGAATCCAGCGACTACAGGTGACCCGCGCTGCGGTCTGCCCGGAATACGGGCCACCGGAGGTGGTCCGGATCACCGAACAGAGCTCGCAGGCTCTCGAATCGGGACAGGTGCGGGTGAGGGTCTCCGCGGCGGCGGTGAACTACCCTGATGTTCTTCTCGTGGCCAATCGGTATCAGATCAGCGTGCCGCCACCGTTCGTCGTCGGAAGCGAGTTCGCTGGCGTCGTCATCGAAGTAGCCGATGAGGCAGGCGGTTTCGCCGTCGGCGATCGGGTGACCGGAACGCAGATGTTCGGTGCGTTCGCCGAAGAGGTCGCGGTGGCGACGCACATTCTGGCCCGTGTTTCCGACGCCATCGACGACCGCACTGCGGCGGCGTTCGGAGTGGCCCATCGGACCGCATATCACGCGCTGCGGTCTGTCGCGCGGGTGCGTGCGGGCGACGCCGTCGTCGTGCTCGGCGCAGGCGGTGGCGTCGGTCTCGCTGCCGTACAGCTGGCCGCTGCGCTGGGCGCCGACGTCACCGCCGTCGCGTCATCGGCCGAAAAGCTCGACGCGGCGGGCTCGTACGGAGCCCGCCACCTGATCGATCACCGAGCTGGTGACTTGCGCGCCTCGCTCCGGGAGGCGCTGCCCGACGGCGCGGACGCCGTCATCGACCCCGTCGGCGGCGACCTGTCGGAACCGGCGCTGCGGTCACTGCGCCGGGGCGGACGGTTCGTCACCGTCGGCTACGCGTCGGGCGTCATCCCCAGCATCGCGCTCAACCTGATCCTGGTGAAGGGCGTGGCCGTGCTCGGCTTCCAGTTCCAGGACGTCGCACCCGACGAGTTCGCGCGCAACGAGGAGGAGTTGCGCGATCTGCTCGTCACCGGCACAGTCGCACCGCACATCGGCGCGGTGTACCCGCTCGCCGAAACCTCACGAGCGCTGAGGCACGTCGCCGACGGGAAGGCCGTAGGCAAGGTTCTGATAAACCTCAGCTCGCGGGGATGAGATCCGCGGCAACCGACGGCTTCGCCATCACCCCGCAGCGGAATGTCTCGGAACCGGTGACGGCACCGGTGTCGGCGTTGGCGGCGGTCAGGGCCTGCCTCTTGAAGGCCCTGGCCGCGGCGCTGAGATGATGCGCGACTGGTCCCACGCTGTCGTCGAGTTCGGCGGGCCAATTCTCGCCCCACAGGGTGACCTCGGTCATTCCCTGCTCGAGCGCGCCGAGCACACCTTGGCGCACCCGATCGTTGCTCGCGAACAGATCGGCGGCGACAGCCACCGTCTGCGGGTGGGGACGCTCGGCCCACAGCGCCAACGCCGATTCGAGATCCGATGTTTCGACACCGAGGATGTGCAACGGCCGCACATCCGAGCGATCGGGCAGCAGCACGGTGACATCCCAGCCGGCCATCACGCGGTCGTACATCCAGCCACCCGCGAACTTGACCGCGTCGGCCGCGTTGGCCGCCACCACGTCGAGTCGGTACCTCATGTCGAGCTCCGCGGCGCCAGAGCGGCTTGGAGCGACTCCGCGTATCCCGTGAACGCCTCGGTGAGCGGTATCGAGGGGTCGAGTAACCATAGGGTCTCCATTCCGTTGATGAAGGCGAGAATCTCGACGGCCTTGGTGGCCGCGTCACAATCGGGGCGGTACTTGCCGAGCCGCTGACCGGTCTCGATGTTTCCGGTCAGGATGTCGATGGCGGCGCGATAGCGCTTGTGCAGCCGGTCGTGCAGCGGCGCCTCGGGCGCGATGTTCTCGACGAGCAGCACCGTGAACGTGCCGACGAGTTCAGGCGCCCGGTCGAAGCGCTGGGAGACCCGCTTGATTTCTGTGATCAGATCGCCCGACTGGTAGTCCGCGTGGATCGCGTCGTCCTCGTCGCGCGCGTCGAGCACGGCGTTGAGCAGTTGCTCCTTGGACTCGAAGTGGTGCAGCAGTCCGGCGGCGCTGACCCCTGCCTCTTTGGCGATCTGGGCAAGGGAGGTGCCGCGCCAGCCGTTGCGTGCGAGCAACCGCTCGGCCACGCCGAGGATGCGCTGCCGACGATCCTCACCTTTGGCGAGGAGGGTCTCGTAGGGACGCTGAGCGCTTGCGCGAGGAAGCGATGGCTCCTCACGAGCGCTCGCGGACTGGCCGACAGCTGCCACGGATCTCCTTCGATCAACCAACCTAGTGAACACACACTAGGTAGGTTTGGCCGCTGTGACAAGGGTCTCAGCGCAAAAAGGTTTCGGCCGGGCTCACACCGCAGGTCATCGCGTTTGCCGGCCCACGGCACCTACACGCTCAGCCACATGGCGGTGATCACTTCATCACCTCGCCGGTATGTAGCGGTAGCCGCCGCGATTCAGGCCATCAGCTCGACGAGCGTCGCGTTGGCCGTACCGCCACCTTCACACATCGTCTGCAACCCGTAGCGAATCCCGTTGTCGCGCATGTGGTTGAGCATTCGGGTCATCAGCACCGCACCCGAGGCGCCAAGCGGATGTCCGAGCGCGATCGCGCCACCGAGCGGGTTGAGGCGCTCCTCGTCCGCGCCCGTCTCCTCGAGCCATGCCAGCGGCACGGGCGCGAACGCCTCGTTCACCTCGAAGACGCCGATCTCGTCGATGCCGACGCCTGCCTTGTGGAGCACCTTCTCGGTGGCCGGAATCGGTCCGGTCAACATCAGGATCGGATCTGCTCCGGTGACCGCGCCCGCCCGGTACCGGGCGATCGGGGTGAGCCCCAACGCGAGCGCATTGTCTTCGGCCATCACCAGCACCGCCGCGGCGCCGTCGGAGATCTGTGACGAGTTGCCCGCGTGGATGACGCCGTCCTCCTTGAACGCCGGCTTGAGCCCGGCGAGCTTCTCGACGCTGGTGCCGCGCCGCACCCCTTCGTCGGCGACGACGGGCTCGCCACCGGTGAAGACGGAGATCATCTGGGTCTCGAAGGCGCCGCCATCCTGTGCGGCGGCCGCGCGTTCGTGCGACTGCGCGGAGTACTCGTCGAGCCTGGTGCGGGAGAACCCCCACTTCTGCGCGATCATCTCGGCCGAGATGCCCTGATTGAACGAGAAGTCGGAGTAACGCTCGATTACTTTGGGCCCGTAGGGCATGCCGGTGGCGCGGGCGGCGCCGAGCGGAACCCGGCTCATCACCTCGACACCGCCTGCCACGACGACGTCCTGCTGCCCCGACATCACCGCCTGCACGGCGAAATCCAGCGCCTGCTGGCTCGAGCCGCAGGCGCGGTTGACGGTGGTGCCCGGGATGTGTTCGGGCCATCCCGCGGCGAGCACCGAGTACCGGCCGATGTTGCTGGACTGGTCGCCGACCTGCGATACGCAGCCCCAGACGACGTCGTCGACGATTCCCGGGTCGATGCCCGCCCGCTCCACCAGCGCGGTGAGCACGAGCGCGGACAAGTCGGCGGCGTGCATCTCGGACAGTCCGCCGTTGCGCTTGCCAACCGGCGTCCGGACCGCTTCGACAATTACCGCTTTACGCATGGGTCTTCTCCGTTTCTACGAGCGATAGGCCGGGCCGATGGCGCCCTGCTCGCGCAGCCCGGCGATGTCGTCGCGGTCGTATCCGAGTTCGGCCAGCACCGCATCGGTGTGCTGGCCGAGCCCGGGCACGGCCCCCATCGGCGGATCGTATCCGTCGATGACGGGCGGCGGCAGCAGCGCCTGGATGGGCCCCTTGGCGGTGTCCACCTCACGCCAGCGGTTGCGGGCGCTCAGTTGCGGGTGGGCGACCACCTCGCTGGGCAGGTTGTAACGCGAGTTGCCGATGCCCGCCTGGTCGGCGACCTTCTGGATGTGTGCGAGATCGTGCTCGGCGCACCACGCGCCGATCGCCTCCTCGAGGATCTCGCGGTGGGCACAGCGGCCTGGGTTGGTGGCGAAGCGCGGGTCCTCGGCGAGGTCGGCCCGGTCGATGATCTCCCTGGCGACGCGCTGCCATTCCCGGTCGTTCGTGGTGCCGAGCACCACGGTCTGCCCGTCACGGGTAGGGAAGGCGCCGTACGGCGCCACGGCGGGTGAGCCGACGCCAAGGGGCTGCTGGTCGATCCCCGAGTGCTGGGTGTAGGTCAGCTGGTAACCCATCACATCGGTCAACACGTCGAAAAGGCTCAACCCGACGGCGGGAGCAGACCCAGCCCTGCGGTCGCGCGAATACAGCAGCGCGAGAATCGACAGCGCCGCGTAGAGGCCGGTGGTGAAGTCGGCCATCGCAGGTCCCGGCTTGGCGGGCATGCCGGGGTGTCCGGTGACGGCACACGATCCGCCCTCGGCCTGGATCAGCAGGTCATAGGCGCGCTTGTGCGAGATCGGCCCGCCGGGGCCGTAGCCGTCGATCTCGACAGGAATCACGTTCGGGTGCCGCTCGGCGAGGTCTGCAGCCGAAACGCCAAGTCGCGCCGGCGATCCCGGCGCCAGATTCGACACCAACGCATCCGCGCCGGCGAGCAGGCGGTGCAGCACCTCCATACCGGCGGGCGATTTGAGGTTCAGGGTGACCGATTCCTTGCCGCGGTTGCACCAGACGAAGTGGGCGGCAAGTCCGCCGGGGCCGTTGACGACGTCGTCGTAGTCGCGGGCGAAGTCGCCCCCGGCGGGGTTCTCCACCTTGATCACCCTGGCGCCGAAGTCGGCGAGCACCCGGGTGCACATCGGTGCGGCGACAGCCTGTTCCATGGCGACGACGGTGACGCCGGCCAAAGGTGGTGCCGTCTTCACATCGCTCCTCGCGTGCGCGGCGTCACATGACCATGCCGCCGTCGACCGGCAGCACCTGTCCGGTGATGTAGGACGCGGCATCCGACGCCATGAACACGAACGCGCCCGCCACCTCATCGGGCCCCGCCCAGCGCTTCAACGGGATGCGGTTCATCATGTTGGCCGCGAACTTCTCGTTGGTGCGAATGGTCTCGGTCATGGGCGTGGCGGCAAGGGGCGCAAGGGCATTCACCATGATGTTCTTCGTGGCGAGTTCGCGCGCCAGCGACTTGGTGAAGCCGATCAACCCCGCCTTGGCCGCGGAGTAGTTGACCTGGCCGAGCGTGCCGGTGAGCCCGGCCGCCGATGTCACGTTGATGATGCGGCCCGTGCCGTCGGTCGGGATGAACGGAAGCGCGGCCTGCGTGCAGTGAAACGTGCCCATGACGTGCACGTCGAACGTCAGCCGGAACGTTTCGTCCGTCAGCTTCGGAAACATGGCGGGCGACGTGACGCCCGCGTTGTTGACGAGTATGTGCAGCGCTCCCCCGCCCAACCCGGCGGCCTGCTGCGCCGCGGCGTCTGCGGCGGCGCGGTCACCGACGTCGAGCGCACACGAATCGGCCTTGCCGCCCGCGATACGGATACGCTGCGCCACAGCGGAAGCCGCGTCGGGGTCGATATCGGTCACCAGTACCGCCGCGCCCGCTTCGGCCAGAGCAGCCGCGACGGCCGCCCCGATACCTCCACCGGCACCCGCACCGGTGACCAGCGCGGCGCGGCCGGTCAGATCGAAGTAGCCCATCAGTAGCTCCTCGGCATTCCCAGTACGTGTTCGCCGAGGAAGTTGAGGATCATCTCCTGGCTGACCGGTGCGATCTTCATCAGGCGCGACTCGCGGAAATAGCGCGACACGTGATACTCCTCGGAGTAACCCATGCCTCCGTGCAGCTGCAGCGCGCGGTCGGCGGCAGCGAATCCGGCGTCGGCGCAAAGGTATTTGGCGGTGTTCGCCTCGCGGCCGCACGGCTTGCCGTTGTCGTAGAGCCACGTCGCCTTGCGCAGCACGAGCTCGGCGGCGTCGAGTCGAGCCAGTGAATCGGCGAGCGGGAACTGCAGGCCCTGGTTCATGCCGATCGGCCGGTTGAACACCACGCGCTCATTGCCGTACTTGACGGCCTTTTCCAGCGCCACCCTGCCGATTCCGAGCGCTTCGGCAGCGATCAGCATCCGCTCGGGGTTCAGTCCATCGAGGATGTATTTGAAGCCCTCGCCCTCTTCCCCGACCCGGTCGCCGACCGGCACCATCAGATCGTCGATGAACACCTCGTTGGAGCTCACTGCGTTTCGGCCCATTTTGTTGATCGGCCGGACGTCGACGTGATCGCGGTCGAGATCGGTGAGAAACAGGGTCATGCCGTCGGTCTTCTTCTTGACGTCGTCGTAGGGCGTGGTTCGGGTCAGTAGGAGGATCTTCTCTGACTCCAGCGCCTTGGAGATCCAGACCTTTCTGCCGTTGACGCGGTAGTGGTCTCCTTCGCGCTTGGCGAAGGTGGTGATGCGCGACGTGTCAAGGCCCGCACCGGGTTCGGTGACGCCGAAGCAGACATGCAGGTCGCCGTTCACGACCCGCGGCAGCGTCGCCTTCTTGAGCTCCTCGGATCCGTGTTTGACGACCGGCTGCATACCGAAGATGGTCAGGTGGATGGCGCTTGCGCCGTTCATCGCCGCGCCGGAGCGTGCGACCTCCTCGAGGAGCAGAGTCGCCTCTGTGATGCCAAGCCCGTGGCCGCCGTATTCCTCGGGGATCGTCATGCCCAGCCAGCCGCCCTTGGCGATGGCGTCATAGAACTCCTGCGGGAATTCGTGCGCCTGGTCCTTCTCCATCCAGTAGTGGTCGTCGAACTTGCCCGCCAACTCGGCAACCGACTTCCGGATCAGTTCCTGATCCTCGCTGAGCTGGAAACTCATTCCGTCCGACATAACCCACTCCTTCACTACATCGTCGGCA is a genomic window of Mycobacterium sp. ITM-2016-00318 containing:
- a CDS encoding NAD(P)-dependent oxidoreductase, giving the protein MLDGQKVLITGATGKIAFPIARALAQRNEVWGAARLRNPEDRGKLEAAGIIPLTLDMADPDFSTVPDDFGYVFHAAVDTGTDDWTRCVKTNAHNSGALLHHCRTACGFVFCSTGSVYGYQGHRPLRETDPPGVPLRPNYSFSKIAAESVCTWVADRYGIPLTIIRICSTYGPEGGAPADRLEMMLAGKPIRLHPDKPNNYNPIYEDDYVRLGVRAMEVAANPPVTVNWAGSETVSIEDYCTYLGELVGVEPVFDYTPDAHTPLWPDVTRMHEILGRTEVPWREGMRRMVAARHPEIELSGGPN
- a CDS encoding TIGR03564 family F420-dependent LLM class oxidoreductase; translation: MRVGLMVGSDKERPRADRLSGLLEDGRIAEDDGFASFWIPQVPGYLDAMTAVALLGHVTDRIELGTAVVPLQTRHPLILAQQALTTQVACAGRFTLGVGPSHHWIISDQLGLPYEKPARLVRDYLDVLDAAFAGPGAVAVDNDSYRVHSPVDVTDAFEMNVLIAALGPTMLRIAGERTGGTILWMADERAIGDYVVPRITEAAASAGRTGTRVVAGVPVALCSDGDVADARAYASEVLGHADFSPNYVRLLEHGDADDVGDTMAAGDESRVLARLRRYRDAGVTDLAVRVVPLGDDAAQRRASRRRTQSFVASLVTEFAAG
- a CDS encoding TetR/AcrR family transcriptional regulator, which gives rise to MSKNSSIVTADGGQRRASFQRARSTETKRSLVQAAMALWRTNGYAKTTVADICRAAGVSRALFYFYFQAKEDVLFEVGLLSTRAAQKTMHQELAGDYDVRNVIVKALRSLERSMARNPRDLVVETILEGYRQEQRILTGDRPDDADADMFGELFAKAKVDGKLAAHVDVPHLSRLAQMHVSEGVRHWALAGYGMRSFADVVARDIGALITGFNQQT
- a CDS encoding acyl-CoA dehydrogenase family protein; the encoded protein is MAWDFQTDPEYQKELDWVDAFVRDEIEPLDLAFPHLQFNPPDDNRRKVIGPLKEEVRRRGLWATHLGPELGGQGYGQLKLALLNEILGRSQWAPIIFGCQAPDTGNAEIIAHYGTDEQKAKYLRPLLDGELFSCYSMTEPHAGADPTLFTTQAVRDGDDWVINGWKFFSSNAKTASFLIVMVVTNPEVSAYQGMSMFLVPTDTPGVKIVRNFGLHGEREGEGSHALIHYDNVRVPAEALLGGEGQAFVIAQTRLGGGRIHHAMRTIGMARSALDMMCERALSRETHGSRLSDKQFVQGYIADSYAQLLQFRLMVLYTAWEIDKYNDYKKVRKDIAAVKVVMPTVLHDIAWRAMQVHGALGVTDDVPFMSMVTGAAVMGLADGPTEVHKATVAKQVLRDYQPSDDVWPTQWIPRKREAAQQKFAEYIEHEVGNL
- a CDS encoding phosphotransferase family protein, yielding MDGEGMPGKGEPLEAEFLSGGTQNVIHRIRRGEHDCVLRMPPPEAPPDRDKGILREWRIIEALDGTDVPHTAAVGVCADASILGRPFYLMGFVDGWSPMDLDQRRWPEPFDSDMAARGQLAYQLAEGIALLSKVDWKARGLQDLGRPDGFHERQVDRWIGFFERIKGREIDGLDTATEWLRSHRPLDFVPGLMHGDYQFANVMYRHGAPAQLAAIVDWEMGTVGDPKLDLGWMVQSWPEHTDASSAMSYVDMRGMPSRTEVVDHYAKVSGRQVDDLDYYLVLAKWKLAIVLEQGFQRAGDNEKLLAYGPVIVDLMRSAADLAESSDYR
- a CDS encoding NADPH:quinone oxidoreductase family protein, whose product is MTRAAVCPEYGPPEVVRITEQSSQALESGQVRVRVSAAAVNYPDVLLVANRYQISVPPPFVVGSEFAGVVIEVADEAGGFAVGDRVTGTQMFGAFAEEVAVATHILARVSDAIDDRTAAAFGVAHRTAYHALRSVARVRAGDAVVVLGAGGGVGLAAVQLAAALGADVTAVASSAEKLDAAGSYGARHLIDHRAGDLRASLREALPDGADAVIDPVGGDLSEPALRSLRRGGRFVTVGYASGVIPSIALNLILVKGVAVLGFQFQDVAPDEFARNEEELRDLLVTGTVAPHIGAVYPLAETSRALRHVADGKAVGKVLINLSSRG
- a CDS encoding TetR/AcrR family transcriptional regulator, translated to MLGVAERLLARNGWRGTSLAQIAKEAGVSAAGLLHHFESKEQLLNAVLDARDEDDAIHADYQSGDLITEIKRVSQRFDRAPELVGTFTVLLVENIAPEAPLHDRLHKRYRAAIDILTGNIETGQRLGKYRPDCDAATKAVEILAFINGMETLWLLDPSIPLTEAFTGYAESLQAALAPRSST
- a CDS encoding thiolase family protein, with translation MRKAVIVEAVRTPVGKRNGGLSEMHAADLSALVLTALVERAGIDPGIVDDVVWGCVSQVGDQSSNIGRYSVLAAGWPEHIPGTTVNRACGSSQQALDFAVQAVMSGQQDVVVAGGVEVMSRVPLGAARATGMPYGPKVIERYSDFSFNQGISAEMIAQKWGFSRTRLDEYSAQSHERAAAAQDGGAFETQMISVFTGGEPVVADEGVRRGTSVEKLAGLKPAFKEDGVIHAGNSSQISDGAAAVLVMAEDNALALGLTPIARYRAGAVTGADPILMLTGPIPATEKVLHKAGVGIDEIGVFEVNEAFAPVPLAWLEETGADEERLNPLGGAIALGHPLGASGAVLMTRMLNHMRDNGIRYGLQTMCEGGGTANATLVELMA